The Streptomyces europaeiscabiei genome window below encodes:
- a CDS encoding class I SAM-dependent methyltransferase: MFTPQGPSLRELAVQALSSVEHGYDLLAPKFDQTPFRTPDAILEAVEAALSPLGPFDHGLDLCCGTGAGMEVLREVCRESVTGVDISAGMLAVGRERVGSRTSADEGTASARSGGPSSPTPGSAGPRAASAGSAGPGPAAPGSGGPRVSWVRGDALALPFAPVFDLAVSFGAFGHFLPEELPGLFSEVHSALRPGGRFAFPLPAPAPPNSPWYWAALGFDAAMRVRNALWRPPFVMYYRPFRLGVVRRELERTGFEAELFALPEFGRRPDGSPRCRMVVATRKG, encoded by the coding sequence ATGTTCACCCCGCAAGGCCCCAGCCTCCGCGAACTCGCCGTTCAGGCGCTCTCCTCCGTCGAACACGGCTACGACCTGCTCGCGCCCAAGTTCGACCAGACCCCGTTCCGGACACCGGACGCCATCCTGGAAGCGGTCGAGGCGGCCCTGTCGCCGCTGGGCCCGTTCGACCACGGGCTGGACCTCTGCTGCGGCACCGGGGCCGGGATGGAGGTGCTGCGCGAGGTGTGCCGGGAGAGTGTCACCGGCGTCGACATCAGCGCCGGGATGCTGGCGGTGGGCAGGGAGCGGGTGGGCTCCCGCACCTCGGCAGACGAGGGGACCGCCTCCGCCCGCTCGGGCGGCCCGAGTTCGCCCACCCCTGGCTCCGCAGGTCCGCGGGCGGCTTCCGCCGGCTCCGCAGGCCCGGGTCCGGCCGCCCCCGGCTCCGGCGGCCCCCGCGTCTCCTGGGTGCGTGGTGACGCCCTGGCGCTGCCCTTCGCCCCCGTCTTCGACCTGGCCGTCAGCTTCGGCGCGTTCGGGCATTTCCTGCCGGAGGAGTTGCCGGGCCTGTTCTCCGAGGTGCACTCCGCGCTGCGGCCGGGCGGGCGCTTCGCGTTCCCGCTGCCCGCGCCCGCTCCGCCGAACTCCCCCTGGTACTGGGCGGCCCTGGGCTTCGACGCGGCGATGCGGGTGCGCAACGCGCTCTGGCGGCCGCCGTTCGTCATGTACTACCGGCCGTTCCGGCTCGGCGTCGTACGGCGTGAGCTGGAACGCACCGGGTTCGAGGCCGAGCTGTTCGCGCTGCCCGAGTTCGGGCGACGGCCCGACGGCAGCCCCCGGTGCCGGATGGTCGTGGCCACCCGCAAGGGGTGA
- a CDS encoding alpha-amylase family glycosyl hydrolase translates to MTSFRPAPTWLADAVFYQIYPQSFADSDGDGIGDFAGITDHLDHLSWLGVDTVWLNPCFVSPFRDAGYDVADYLNVAPRYGSNDDLAQLVDEAGRRGIRILLDLVAGHTSIDHPWFRASANDPDDHRYIWTAQGRPEGFVASPGTRPGAYLPNFFDSQPALNFGYARENPAEPWRLPADSDGPRANRHALRTIMDHWLSLGLSGFRVDMAASLVKDDPDRAETARVWTELRHWLDAAHPHAVLLAEWGEPEVSIPAGFHADFFLHFGGRSDGLALRSLWNNGGGTVHENWDPLDCFFDASGHGSPRPFAEAWQQASTAVEGTGVIALPTANHDFSRLNCGPRTADQLPAAFAFQLTWPTLPAIYYGDEIGMRYLPGLPDKEGSVLGPRYNRAGSRTPMQWGDTPNAGFSTAPADRLYLPVDPSPDRPTVAAQRADDTSLLHLVHRLIALRRRTPELGSGGSVEVLHAGYPFVYLRGGRYLVVVNPQRHEAGYPYTLPVRSTLEGQGVDIVGGTITARGFGYGIFELGG, encoded by the coding sequence ATGACTTCGTTCCGTCCTGCCCCGACCTGGCTGGCCGACGCCGTCTTCTACCAGATCTATCCGCAGTCCTTCGCCGACTCCGACGGGGACGGCATCGGGGACTTCGCCGGGATCACCGACCACCTCGACCATCTGTCCTGGCTGGGCGTCGACACCGTCTGGCTGAACCCCTGCTTCGTCTCCCCGTTCCGCGACGCCGGGTACGACGTCGCGGACTATCTGAACGTCGCCCCGCGCTACGGCTCGAACGACGACCTCGCACAGCTCGTCGACGAGGCGGGCCGCCGGGGCATCAGGATCCTGCTGGACCTCGTCGCCGGCCACACGTCCATCGACCACCCGTGGTTCAGGGCCTCCGCGAACGACCCGGACGACCACCGCTACATCTGGACGGCGCAGGGCCGCCCGGAAGGCTTCGTGGCCTCCCCCGGGACCCGGCCGGGCGCGTACCTCCCGAACTTCTTCGACTCCCAGCCCGCCCTCAACTTCGGCTACGCGCGCGAGAATCCGGCCGAGCCCTGGCGGCTGCCGGCCGACTCCGACGGCCCGCGCGCCAACCGCCACGCCCTCCGCACGATCATGGACCACTGGCTGAGCCTCGGCCTTTCCGGCTTCCGTGTCGACATGGCCGCCTCGCTCGTCAAGGACGACCCGGACCGGGCCGAGACCGCCCGCGTCTGGACGGAACTGCGGCACTGGCTGGACGCCGCCCATCCGCACGCCGTATTGCTCGCCGAGTGGGGCGAGCCGGAGGTGTCGATCCCGGCCGGCTTCCACGCCGACTTCTTCCTCCACTTCGGCGGCCGCTCCGACGGCCTGGCGCTGCGCTCGCTGTGGAACAACGGCGGGGGCACGGTCCATGAGAACTGGGACCCCCTCGACTGCTTCTTCGACGCGAGCGGCCATGGCTCGCCGCGCCCCTTCGCCGAGGCCTGGCAGCAGGCGTCCACAGCCGTCGAAGGCACGGGCGTGATCGCGCTCCCCACCGCCAACCACGACTTCTCCCGCCTCAACTGCGGCCCCCGCACGGCCGATCAACTGCCCGCCGCGTTCGCCTTCCAGCTGACCTGGCCGACGCTCCCGGCGATCTACTACGGCGACGAGATCGGCATGCGCTACCTGCCGGGCCTGCCCGACAAGGAGGGCAGTGTCCTCGGCCCCCGCTACAACCGAGCGGGCTCCCGCACCCCCATGCAGTGGGGCGACACCCCGAACGCGGGCTTCTCCACCGCCCCCGCCGATCGTCTCTACCTCCCCGTCGACCCCTCCCCCGACCGGCCGACCGTCGCCGCCCAGCGCGCCGACGACACCTCGCTCCTCCACCTCGTACACCGTCTGATCGCCCTGCGCAGGCGCACGCCCGAGCTGGGCTCCGGCGGCTCGGTGGAAGTGCTGCACGCGGGGTATCCGTTCGTGTACCTCCGGGGCGGAAGGTATCTGGTGGTCGTCAACCCGCAGCGCCATGAGGCCGGTTACCCGTACACGCTCCCCGTCCGGAGCACTCTGGAGGGGCAGGGCGTGGACATCGTGGGCGGCACGATCACCGCACGGGGCTTCGGATACGGGATCTTCGAGCTCGGCGGTTAG